One Nocardioides oleivorans DNA segment encodes these proteins:
- a CDS encoding SDR family oxidoreductase — MGRVVLVTGISRDIGRRFARAAAGDPSIERVIGVDVVPPRGDIGDVSFVRADIRNPVIAKVLAKEDVDTVVHMSVIATPGSAGGRGTMKELNVIGSMQLLAACQKSTTVKHLVVKSTTTVYGSSPRDPAMFTEDMGPKRLPSSGYAKDVFEIEGYVRGFARRRPDVGVTMIRAANVVGPHVSSPLTDYFRLPVIPRVLGFDPRLQFLHEDDLLRVLRHSVLTGIPGTFNVAGDGMVTLSQAVRRLGTPAVSMPRFAVGRLGATMRQARLSDFSPEQLGFLTYGRGVDTTRMRTVLGFEPSYTSAEAFADFCRELRPAEMEGAGRG; from the coding sequence ATGGGACGGGTCGTGCTGGTCACCGGGATCTCCCGGGACATAGGGCGACGATTCGCGCGCGCCGCGGCCGGCGACCCGTCCATCGAGCGAGTGATCGGGGTGGACGTCGTCCCCCCGCGCGGTGACATCGGGGACGTCTCCTTCGTCCGCGCCGACATCCGCAACCCCGTGATCGCCAAGGTCCTCGCCAAGGAGGACGTCGACACCGTCGTCCACATGAGCGTGATCGCCACACCGGGCTCGGCCGGCGGGCGCGGGACGATGAAGGAGCTCAACGTCATCGGCTCCATGCAGCTCCTCGCTGCGTGCCAGAAGTCGACGACGGTGAAGCACCTCGTCGTGAAGTCGACGACCACGGTCTACGGCTCGAGCCCGCGCGACCCCGCGATGTTCACCGAGGACATGGGACCCAAGCGCCTGCCCTCCTCGGGCTACGCCAAGGACGTCTTCGAGATCGAGGGCTACGTCCGTGGCTTCGCGCGCCGCCGCCCCGACGTGGGCGTGACGATGATCCGCGCCGCCAACGTGGTCGGCCCCCACGTGTCGAGCCCCCTGACCGACTACTTCCGGCTCCCGGTCATCCCGCGGGTGCTGGGCTTCGACCCGCGCCTGCAGTTCCTCCACGAGGACGACCTCCTCCGCGTCCTGCGCCACTCCGTGCTCACCGGCATCCCCGGCACGTTCAACGTCGCCGGAGACGGGATGGTCACCCTGTCCCAGGCCGTACGCCGCCTCGGCACGCCCGCGGTCTCGATGCCGCGCTTCGCCGTCGGCCGCCTCGGCGCGACCATGCGCCAGGCCCGCCTGTCGGACTTCTCGCCCGAGCAGCTGGGGTTCCTGACCTACGGTCGGGGTGTGGACACGACCCGGATGCGCACCGTGCTCGGCTTCGAGCCGTCGTACACCTCCGCGGAGGCGTTCGCCGACTTCTGCCGCGAGCTGCGGCCGGCCGAGATGGAGGGGGCCGGACGTGGTTGA
- a CDS encoding 30S ribosomal protein bS22, with product MGSVIKKRRKRMAKKKHRKLLKKTRVQRRKLGK from the coding sequence GTGGGTTCTGTCATCAAGAAGCGGCGCAAGCGCATGGCCAAGAAGAAGCACCGCAAGCTGCTCAAGAAGACGCGCGTCCAGCGCCGCAAGCTCGGCAAGTAA
- a CDS encoding helix-turn-helix domain-containing protein: MAENIPGDMSEAQFLTIAEVAAKMRVSKMTVYRLVHGGELPAVRVGRSFRVTEDDVNEYLRKSFYNAG; encoded by the coding sequence ATGGCTGAGAACATCCCTGGCGACATGTCCGAGGCGCAGTTCCTGACCATTGCCGAGGTCGCGGCGAAGATGCGCGTCTCGAAGATGACGGTCTACCGGCTGGTCCACGGCGGCGAGCTGCCCGCGGTCCGGGTCGGCCGTTCGTTCCGGGTCACCGAGGACGACGTCAACGAGTACCTGCGCAAGAGCTTCTACAACGCCGGCTGA
- a CDS encoding acetoin utilization protein AcuC, with translation MECEGPTSVVFDQTLCEYDFGPGHPMSPIRVDLTMRLADELGVLEGIKRVDAPIATDAQLLTVHEQGLLDAVMAGGTTPGFEDSSRGLGTDDDPCFADMHTASAHVVGASIEAFRQVWSGESLHSVNIAGGLHHAMPERASGFCIYNDVAVGIKQLLADGAERVAYVDIDVHHGDGVEKVFYDDPRVLTISLHETGQMLFPGTGFPTDTGGPGAEGSAVNVALPPGTSDAGWLRAFHAVVPPVLREFQPQVLVTQHGCDSHMNDPLAHMMLSIDGQRAAYLALHELAHEVAGGRWVVTGGGGYSVVDVVPRAWSHLLAIASGRPLDPATETPPAWRAYVEEVLGATPPHRMTDGRTPAYRDWSGGYDPDAWLDRAINATRTEVFPLHGLDPLP, from the coding sequence ATGGAGTGCGAGGGCCCCACGTCGGTCGTGTTCGACCAGACGCTGTGCGAGTACGACTTCGGCCCGGGCCATCCGATGTCGCCGATCCGCGTCGACCTGACCATGCGCCTGGCCGACGAGCTCGGTGTCCTCGAGGGGATCAAGCGCGTCGATGCGCCCATCGCGACCGACGCACAGCTCCTCACGGTGCACGAGCAGGGGCTGCTCGACGCCGTGATGGCGGGCGGGACGACACCCGGCTTCGAGGACTCCTCGCGCGGGCTCGGCACCGACGACGACCCGTGCTTCGCCGACATGCACACCGCCAGTGCCCACGTCGTCGGGGCCAGCATCGAGGCGTTCCGCCAGGTGTGGAGCGGGGAGTCGCTGCACTCGGTCAACATCGCCGGCGGCCTGCACCACGCGATGCCCGAGCGGGCCAGCGGCTTCTGCATCTACAACGACGTCGCGGTCGGCATCAAGCAGCTGCTCGCCGACGGCGCCGAGCGGGTGGCCTACGTCGACATCGACGTGCACCACGGCGACGGCGTCGAGAAGGTCTTCTACGACGACCCCCGCGTGCTCACGATCTCCCTGCACGAGACCGGCCAGATGCTGTTCCCCGGCACCGGCTTCCCGACCGACACGGGCGGTCCCGGCGCCGAGGGCTCGGCGGTCAACGTCGCGCTCCCGCCCGGCACCTCCGACGCGGGCTGGCTGCGCGCCTTCCACGCCGTCGTACCCCCGGTCCTGCGCGAGTTCCAGCCGCAGGTGCTCGTCACCCAGCACGGCTGCGACTCGCACATGAACGACCCGCTCGCGCACATGATGCTGAGCATCGACGGCCAGCGCGCCGCCTACCTCGCGCTCCACGAGCTCGCCCACGAGGTCGCGGGCGGCCGGTGGGTCGTCACCGGTGGCGGCGGCTACTCGGTCGTCGACGTCGTGCCGAGGGCGTGGTCGCACCTGCTCGCGATCGCGTCGGGCCGCCCCCTCGACCCCGCGACCGAGACGCCTCCGGCGTGGCGGGCGTACGTCGAGGAGGTGCTGGGCGCGACGCCGCCGCACCGCATGACGGACGGTCGGACGCCGGCCTACCGCGACTGGTCGGGCGGCTACGACCCGGACGCGTGGCTGGACCGGGCGATCAACGCCACGCGCACCGAGGTGTTCCCGCTCCACGGCCTCGATCCGCTGCCCTGA
- a CDS encoding DCC1-like thiol-disulfide oxidoreductase family protein: MLLTVLYDDGCPLCRTFSGWLSRQPVLVPIDLVPAGSWAARKRFPDLDHERTLVEVTVVSDSGEVWEGAHAWVMCLWATTAHRSLAESLARPSRLPMARGAAHLAAGIRSAMSGLPRRDRTTTCTDACCRTTS, encoded by the coding sequence GTGCTCCTCACCGTGCTGTACGACGACGGCTGCCCGCTGTGCCGCACCTTCAGCGGCTGGCTGTCGCGGCAGCCGGTCCTGGTGCCGATCGACCTGGTGCCGGCCGGCTCGTGGGCCGCCCGCAAGCGGTTCCCCGACCTCGACCACGAGCGCACCCTCGTCGAGGTCACGGTCGTCAGCGACTCCGGCGAGGTGTGGGAGGGCGCGCACGCCTGGGTCATGTGCCTGTGGGCCACGACCGCCCACCGCTCGCTCGCAGAGTCGCTCGCGCGGCCCTCGCGACTGCCGATGGCCAGGGGTGCGGCCCACCTCGCCGCCGGCATCCGCAGCGCGATGTCCGGGCTGCCGCGGCGCGACCGCACGACCACGTGCACCGACGCGTGCTGCCGGACCACGTCCTAG